A single region of the Podospora pseudopauciseta strain CBS 411.78 chromosome 1, whole genome shotgun sequence genome encodes:
- a CDS encoding hypothetical protein (COG:I; EggNog:ENOG503NZH9; MEROPS:MER0200434): MEDSPPHPPCSDTTNKNPGSASSTAPVTNSKMTSLIRQPPLLFPATARHTATVIFIHGLGDTGHGWASAVENWRRRQRLDEVKFILPHAPHIPITCNWGMKMPGWYDIHTIDGNAESLRKNEDEAGILISQAYIHGLIQREIDAGIPAERIVVGGFSQGGAMSIFAGLTSKVKLAGIVALSSYLVLSLKFAELVPKPQVNQDTPIFMAHGDSDPVVNTQLGKKSYELLKEMGYKPTMKIYPDMGHSACLEELDDVEAFLRQRLPALGKEEKPEL; the protein is encoded by the exons ATGGAGGACAgccccccccacccaccttGTTCCGACAC AACGAACAAAAATCCGGGGTCCGCTTCTTCGACAGCACCAGTAACAAACAGCAAGATGACATCCCTCATTAGACAACCgcctctcctcttccctgCAACAGCCAGGCACACGGCCACGGTCATTTTCATCCATGGCCTGGGTGACACCGGTCATGGTTGGGCCTCGGCGGTCGAGAACTGGCGTCGCCGGCAGCGTCTCGATGAAGTCAAGTTCATCCTGCCTCATGCTCCTCACATTCCAATCACCTGCAACTGGGGAATGAAGATGCCAGGATGGTATGATATT CACACGATAGACGGCAACGCCGAATCTCTCCGGAAAAACGAAGATGAGGCGGGCATTTTGATCTCTCAGGCCTACATTCACGGCCTGATCCAGAGAGAGATTGATGCCGGCATTCCAGCGGAACGGATCGTTGTCGGTGGCTTCTCCCAGGGCGGCGCTATGAGTATCTTTGCAGGCTTGACCTCCAAGGTGAAGCTGGCTGGCATTGTTGCTTTGTCTTCATACCTGGTCTTGAGCCTCAAGTTTGCCGAGTTGGTACCAAAGCCTCAGGTGAACCAAGACACTCCCATCTTCATGGCCCATGGCGATTCGGACCCAGTGGTGAACACACAGTTGGGCAAGAAGTCGTATGAGttgttgaaggagatgggGTATAAGCCCACGATGAAGATTTACCC TGATATGGGTCATTCGGCGTGCTTGGAGGAACTGGACGATGTCGAGGCCTTCTTGAGGCAAAGACTCCCTGCGctgggcaaggaggagaagcctgAGTTGTAG
- a CDS encoding hypothetical protein (COG:I; EggNog:ENOG503Q3M6): protein MFDTWVLRRPAFFILPSIVIIVALLMSASSPALSLLSLPQILTKLKTFLPVSYFNTPTTAPLSTLSTTPSVSSTTTISQPPKMPKAPVYFFSHGGPDVQYNTTHPVYPVLQSIGKEITQKVKPSAVVVFSAHWQPENVGPDEIHVNNAEKTDLIYDFYGFPSHFYKATFPSTGSPSLASHIISLLAKSNIRARGLSRGLDHGVFSGFNVAFPPASNPLAVPLVQVSLFNSENPQAHFLLGEAVQSLREQNIVIICTGMTVHNLRDMRLAFGQPQPMPYAVSFDNALKEAVEQPDAEKRKEEMVRVLKRPDARQAHPWMDHLMPLYIAAGAAGGDRGRQTWTMHEASFAWAQYRFGELPEEK from the exons ATGTTCGACACTTGGGTCCTTCGCCGTCCAGCTTTTTTCATCTTGCCATCTATTGTGATCATCGTAGCTCTTCTTATGAGTGCGTCTTCCCCGGCGTTGTCACTTTTATCTTTGCCACAAATCCTGACGAAGCTCAAGACTTTTTTGCCCGTTTCTTATTTTAATACTCCAACCACTGCGCCTCTATCgaccctctccaccaccccatcggTCTCGTCAACGACAACAATCTCACAACCGCCCAAAATGCCAAAAGCACCAGTGTATTTCTTTAGCCATGGTGGC CCTGACGTCCAAtacaacaccacccaccccgtCTACCCCGTCCTCCAGTCCATCGGCAAGGAAATCACCCAAAAAGTCAAGCCCTCCGCCGTGGTAGTCTTCTCCGCCCACTGGCAGCCCGAAAACGTCGGCCCAGACGAAATCCACGTCAACAACGCCGAGAAGACCGATCTCATCTACGA CTTCTACGGCTTCCCCTCTCACTTCTACAAAGCaaccttcccctccaccggctCCCCCTCCTTAGCCTCCCacatcatctccctcctcgccaaatCCAACATCCGTGCCAGAGGCCTCTCCCGCGGCCTCGACCACGGCGTCTTCTCCGGCTTCAACGTGGCCTTCCCCCCGGCCTCCAACCCTTTGGCTGTGCCCCTCGTCCAGGTGTCCCTCTTCAACTCGGAAAACCCCCAGGcccacttcctcctcggcgaggCCGTCCAGTCCCTCCGCGAGCAAAACATTGTCATCATCTGCACAGGCATGACGGTCCACAACCTGCGGGACATGCGCCTCGCCTTCGGGCAGCCTCAACCCATGCCGTACGCCGTGTCGTTTGACAATGCCCTCAAGGAGGCTGTCGAGCAGCCTGATGCtgagaagaggaaagaagaaATGGTCAGGGTGTTGAAGAGGCCAGACGCGAGACAGGCGCATCCTTGGATGGATCATTTGATGCCGTTGTATATCGCTGCTGGGGCGGCGGGGGGGGACCGAGGAAGACAGACGTGGACGATGCACGAGGCTAGTTTTGCTTGGGCGCAGTACCGGTTTGGGGAGTTGCCTGAGGAGAAGTAG
- a CDS encoding hypothetical protein (EggNog:ENOG503P2JT), translated as MSSDHSNDEAPPAENVPARRQPQRPARLQTISEEEDHEEQSPEQFLPELQEMEEQRRQREGRVPEPKETKGQASIAQEPKYLLYIRLPFKRGDFVDPPLMDWNEEKSNALWSIISDNSRSGGNINWNELASQFEVTVDFLIQMANYLTDRHASQIRAQMLKAATGRGSAAPSPIPGAEPSFHTTHYPQISEPLRRTGSASGRAPSSLSMRNDRKDTPSAPLPRQDAEYATTVGAGPSAAKPTTIPLRPAVSRNSSAGTTIPTQTQLGIRPAPSVTSTRSTGRYMSSFSYQQREGTDQDDTSTFGAAQPSVSASPAASESEEESDSDDSPVQSRIIRRPPRFSVYGDHRAGFDGLAEEDEDEPEPAFLPPPHQQQMDLGATLRGAPVGVTGGGEFSQTSDSSASSAAIVHRPGTALAAGGGRYPVAGQDHIHGTLSPRSRTAELREKGKGVSREGSDGTGTPSMGSSFSDLDDASVTQSALEEALASRMQDGTIGSRMSVIGHAIKSRYLPKSPKSPEGKR; from the exons ATGTCATCCGATCACTCCAACGACGAGGCGCCT CCTGCTGAAAACGTCCCGGCCCGCCGCCAACCTCAGCGACCTGCGCGGCTGCAAACCATCTCTGAAGAGGAAGACCACGAGGAACAGTCACCAGAACAGTTCCTCCCCGAGCTCCAAGAAATGGAGGAGCAACGACGACAGAGAGAGGGCCGGGTCCCAGAGCCCAAAGAAACCAAGGGGCAGGCGAGCATAGCGCAGGAACCCAAGTACCTGCTCTACATTCGCTTGCCCTTCAAGCGCGGCGACTTCGTCGATCCGCCGCTG ATGGACTGGAACGAAGAGAAGTCAAACGCGCTTTGGAGTATCATCTCCGATAACTCACGCTCAGGTGGAAATATCAACT GGAACGAGCT AGCTTCACAATTCGAGGTGACCGTCGATTTCCTTATTCAGATGGCAAACTACCTCACAGATCGCCATGCAAGCCAAATCCGCGCTCAGATGCTCAAGGCAGCCACAGGTAGGGGTTCTGCTGCTCCTTCACCCATCCCCGGCGCCGAGCCTTCTTTCCACACCACCCATTATCCTCAGATATCGGAGCCCCTGAGACGCACTGGTTCGGCCAGTGGCAgagctccttcttctctctctaTGCGCAATGATCGCAAAGATACTCCGTCTGCTCCTCTCCCAAGACAGGACGCAGAGTATGCCACCACCGTCGGAGCCGGCCCTTCTGCAgccaagcccaccaccatccctctccgccctgcCGTCTCGCGCAACTCATCCGCCGGCACTACTATCCCAACCCAGACCCAGCTCGGCATCAGACCAGCCCCTTCTGTCACCTCCACCCGATCTACAGGTCGTTACATGTCTTCTTTCTCGTATCAACAGCGCGAAGGAACAGATCAAGATGACACCTCCACCTTCGGCGCCGCCCAGCCTTCTGTCTCCGCCAGCCCAGCTGCCTCAGAAAGCGAAGAGGAATCGGACTCTGACGACTCCCCCGTCCAGAGCCGTATCATTCGACGTCCGCCCCGATTCTCCGTTTACGGCGACCACCGCGCTGGATTTGACGGCCTtgccgaagaagacgaggatgagcCCGAGCCTGCGTTCTTACCGCccccacatcaacaacagatGGATTTGGGCGCTACACTGAGAGGTGCCCCTGTTGGTGTCACCGGCGGTGGCGAGTTCAGCCAAACATCCGATTCATCAGCTAGTTCAGCGGCTATCGTTCACCGTCCTGGAACTGCCCTGGCAGCCGGTGGGGGTAGATACCCTGTTGCCGGTCAAGATCACATTCATGGGACACTATCCCCGAGAAGCAGAACGGCCGAGCTGAGAgagaaaggaaagggggtTTCCCGTGAGGGCAGCGACGGCACGGGCACTCCCAGCATGGGGAGCAGTTTTAgtgatcttgatg ACGCTTCAGTCACCCAGTCAGCCCTGGAAGAAGCCCTCGCGAGCCGAATGCAAGACGGCACCATCGGGAGCAGGATGAGCGTCATCGGGCATGCGATCAAGAGTCGGTATTTGCCCAAAAGCCCAAAGTCACCCGAGGGGAAGCGTTGa
- the NUP53 gene encoding Nucleoporin nup53 (EggNog:ENOG503P1EY) — protein MAPLILHNVPDDELYVGDDGIKRPYAMVFPQQDGSLRARKAVNETGSFGKSTRRARSKTATPARKEDPTIAAADKIFSNWIANQAPINQAPAPSQSDRAAQNQRRPSLHPSTSQQNLSQNDEKVPPEAKFIKAKEPTEVILRGYRSAQQQYAAINHYEQLAGRICEDYSRDPPVESRRYKSELRDPAFARRKALTPEERAKVNKADSGLHWVKVTFESAEAAEAAIYASPQIILGHQVFAEPYTGLPPPRDEAVPDPSIAAGFGIQRTNSGRRQSQQQPRAGTAAAAGFNPAWLNPDSFDSGFSHTSSHTADTGTAASTDFETQPLSRTVTPPNPFAFDNIVAEQPRQQDKDADDFCRLIPEVRKVKLLPMEQALLPAPSVAQRVAHYVPFISWFNGAMIGTQVPRTELGEFDWVAASLYWKFLWWLDFLFGLFGGDIRKAADQDD, from the exons ATGGCCCCATTAATCCTACACAACGTGCCAGACGACGAGCTGTACGTAGGAGACGACGGTATCAAGAGACCATATGCCATGGTCTTTCCACA GCAGGATGGCTCGCTGAGAGCGAGGAAGGCAGTCAACGAGACAGGGTCGTTTGGAAAGTCGACGCGACGGGCGAGGTCGAAAACCGCGACGCCTGCGAGAAAAGAAGATCCAACCATAGCCGCTGCCGATAAGATCTTTAGCAACTGGATCGCGAACCAAGCCCCCATCAACCAGGCCCCCGCGCCATCACAAAGCGACAGAGCTGCGCAGAACCAACGGCGTCCAAGTCTTCACCCATCGACTTCTCAGCAGAATCTCTCCCAAAACGACGAGAAGGTACCGCCAGAAGCCAAATTCATCAAGGCCAAAGAGCCAACCGAGGTCATACTGCGAGGGTACCGCTCCGCCCAACAGCAATAtgccgccatcaaccactACGAGCAGCTCGCAGGGAGAATATGCGAGGACTACTCGCGTGACCCCCCAGTGGAGAGCAGGCGATACAAGTCCGAACTCCGGGACCCAGCATTCGCCCGCCGGAAGGCCCTCACCCCAGAAGAACGCGCCAAGGTTAATAAAGCCGACAGTGGGTTGCACTGGGTGAAGGTCACCTTCGAGTCCGCCGAGGCCGCCGAAGCAGCCATCTATGCCTCTCCCCAAATCATCCTAGGTCATCAGGTCTTTGCCGAGCCATACACCGGCCTCCCACCTCCGCGCGACGAAGCCGTTCCCGACCCATCCATAGCCGCCGGCTTCGGCATCCAGCGCACCAACTCCGGCAGACGCCAgtcacaacaacagccccgAGCTGGCACCGCGGCCGCCGCAGGCTTCAACCCAGCCTGGCTCAACCCCGACAGCTTCGACTCTGGGTTCTCCCACACCTCTAGTCACACAGCAGACACCGGCACAGCCGCCTCTACCGACTTTGAGACACAGCCTCTCTCTCGAACCGTCACACCGCCCAACCCATTTGCCTTTGACAATATCGTCGCCGAGCAACCCCGGCAACAAGATAAAGATGCGGATGATTTCTGCCGGCTGATCCCCGAAGTGAGGAAGGTTAAGCTCCTTCCCATGGAACAAGCTCTCCTGCCCGCCCCGTCGGTCGCCCAGCGGGTAGCACACTACGTTCCCTTCATCAGCTGGTTCAACGGCGCCATGATCGGGACTCAGGTCCCACGAACCGAGCTTGGCGAGTTTGACTGGGTGGCTGCGAGTCTGTACTGGAAGtttttgtggtggttggatttcttgtttgggttgtttgggggtgaTATCCGGAAGGCGGCAGACCAGGATGACTAA
- a CDS encoding hypothetical protein (EggNog:ENOG503NY68; COG:S) yields the protein MQSSSHPPGMPQRPPSPSPSQLPPIPGSPTYSYASTAQPSLSQFNLPLPPPPRPAHAVLTKADLESSQTAYADLLTTAKAYRLALASLSTAASAFGSALEACARLKEARAEPLGPINPGLLANGNTVGGSLSSSFHAGGGLQGSNNANPPPLNLNSNVMSKNACTADALLTVAGLQHLVANHKHILSETVYRSFEVPLLHELDKWRGAVEDEEESYASAVAVQSKEINRLEKEGLKLHKQKRRDVNMFRNHLVELTTKLDGLTFLHGEHARTLLRESQETSARIVEASCSLVRAEVDIFESLARKGWT from the coding sequence ATGCAatcttcctcccatcccccgGGGATGCCACAAcggccaccctccccctctccaagccaacttccccccatcccaggCTCGCCAACCTACTCCtacgcctccaccgcccaaccctccctctcccagtTCAACCTCCCCttaccaccccctccccgaccagCCCACGCAGTCCTCACCAAAGCCGACCTCGAAAGCTCCCAAACTGCCTACGCCGATTTGCTCACAACCGCCAAAGCCTACCGCCTCGCCCTCGCTTCCCTGTCCACGGCCGCCAGCGCCTTCGGCTCCGCCCTCGAAGCATGCGCCCGCCTCAAAGAAGCCCGCGCCGAACCGCTCGGTCCGATCAACCCAGGGTTGTTAGCAAACGGCAACACAGTCGGCGGCTCGCTCTCCAGCTCTTTCCACGCCGGTGGCGGCCTCCAAGGCAGTAACAacgccaaccccccaccgctcaacctcaacagcaacgTCATGAGCAAAAACGCCTGCACGGCTGACGCCCTCTTGACGGTGGCTGGTCTGCAGCACCTGGTCGCAAACCACAAGCACATCCTCTCCGAGACGGTCTACCGCTCTTTTGAAGTGCCCCTGCTTCACGAGCTGGATAAATGGCGGGGCGcggtcgaggacgaggaggagagctaTGCGTCTGCCGTGGCGGTTCAAAGCAAGGAAATCAACCGccttgagaaggagggactAAAACTCCACAagcagaagaggagggatgtGAACATGTTTCGGAACCACCTTGTCGAGCTGACCACCAAACTAGACGGGCTGACGTTCTTGCACGGGGAACACGCGAGGACGCTGCTGAGGGAAAGTCAGGAGACGAGTGCGAGGATTGTGGAGGCGAGTTGCTCTCTTGTGCGGGCAGAGGTGGACATCTTTGAGAGCCTGGCACGCAAAGGGTGGACG